One Candidatus Acididesulfobacter guangdongensis genomic window carries:
- a CDS encoding glycosyltransferase, with the protein MNSINDYAEIVGKETIDELQEIASHLEGKVIQNINSTAVGGGVAEILSRMIPLLREVNVKAEWDFIKGGEKFFEITKKIHNSLHGVSDAVITKEEFEYFDKVTNDNLADMNLNGDIIFIHDPQPIGLIAAKKRAGFKEKKFIWRCHIDISSANVNTFNFLKKYIELYDASVFSSPLFSKKLKIPQMLISPSIDPLSDKNKELDEKQITEVANRFNIDLDRKIITQVSRFDRLKDPLGVIDVYRLVKKYTDCQLILAGGAADDDPEGMEVYKEVLEKADGDKDIFILNLPPTSNIEINAIQRMSTVILQKSIKEGFGLTVSESLWKKKPTIASAVGGIPLQITHKYSGLLSRTIEGTALYAKQLLQNPEYADKLGLNGHEHVKNNFLITRHLRDYLLLFIKTQYNNENIIYL; encoded by the coding sequence ATGAATTCAATAAACGACTACGCCGAGATTGTAGGCAAAGAAACGATAGACGAACTTCAAGAAATTGCATCTCATTTAGAAGGAAAAGTAATACAAAATATTAATTCAACTGCAGTCGGCGGAGGCGTTGCAGAAATATTAAGCAGAATGATACCTCTCTTAAGAGAAGTAAATGTGAAGGCTGAATGGGATTTTATTAAAGGAGGGGAAAAATTTTTCGAAATTACAAAAAAAATTCATAATTCTCTCCATGGAGTTTCAGACGCTGTTATAACAAAAGAAGAATTTGAATATTTTGACAAAGTTACAAATGACAATTTAGCCGATATGAATTTAAACGGGGATATAATATTCATACACGATCCTCAGCCTATCGGACTTATAGCGGCAAAAAAACGGGCAGGTTTTAAAGAAAAAAAATTTATATGGCGATGTCATATAGATATCAGTTCAGCTAATGTAAATACTTTCAACTTTTTAAAAAAATATATAGAACTCTATGATGCCTCTGTATTTTCTTCTCCTTTATTTTCAAAAAAATTAAAAATTCCTCAGATGCTCATTTCTCCTTCAATTGACCCTTTATCCGACAAGAACAAGGAGCTTGACGAAAAACAGATCACCGAAGTGGCAAACAGATTTAATATAGATCTGGATAGAAAAATAATAACTCAGGTATCAAGGTTTGACAGATTAAAAGACCCGCTTGGTGTGATTGACGTGTACAGATTGGTCAAAAAGTACACCGATTGCCAGCTTATCTTGGCAGGCGGCGCAGCCGACGACGATCCTGAAGGAATGGAAGTGTACAAAGAGGTTCTTGAAAAAGCTGACGGCGACAAGGATATTTTTATTTTAAACCTGCCGCCTACAAGCAACATTGAAATTAACGCAATTCAGAGAATGTCAACCGTAATTCTGCAAAAATCAATAAAAGAGGGTTTCGGGCTTACCGTTTCAGAAAGCTTATGGAAGAAAAAGCCCACAATTGCTTCGGCGGTAGGCGGAATACCTCTTCAAATAACACATAAATATTCAGGATTGCTTTCGAGGACCATAGAAGGAACTGCTCTTTACGCAAAACAGCTTCTTCAAAACCCTGAGTATGCCGATAAATTAGGCTTAAACGGGCATGAACACGTTAAAAACAATTTTCTTATTACAAGACATTTAAGAGATTATTTATTATTATTTATAAAAACACAATATAATAATGAAAATATTATCTATTTATAA
- a CDS encoding metal-sulfur cluster assembly factor: MLTKESVLKNLKSIVDPELEINIVDLGLIYDIKIDEQNKKIVLDMTLTSRGCPLGNVLKFETEESLKKIEGVKDAEVNIVWEPEWNYSLLKPDVLKKLQNR; the protein is encoded by the coding sequence ATGCTTACAAAAGAAAGTGTTTTAAAAAACTTGAAAAGCATTGTAGATCCTGAGCTAGAAATAAATATTGTTGACCTCGGGTTGATATATGATATAAAAATTGACGAACAAAATAAGAAAATAGTTCTTGATATGACTTTAACGTCAAGAGGATGTCCGTTGGGTAATGTTTTGAAATTTGAAACAGAGGAATCTTTAAAAAAAATTGAAGGCGTAAAAGATGCAGAAGTCAATATTGTATGGGAACCGGAATGGAATTATTCTTTGCTAAAACCTGATGTCCTTAAAAAGCTTCAAAATAGATAA
- a CDS encoding DUF2249 domain-containing protein, protein MQTEKLKKVKLDVREDIAKGDDPFQKIMEAVNSLKDGEALEVINSFEPFPLYSVLRNKGFEHTANHVDGGFEITFYKTDNHKNEPAADEDWKNENNFNDDDLKKLAHCREAELDVRELEPPQPLLKIFEIIENMDKDAALSIIHDRKPIHLYPRLKDAGFKFLTEDTGSDLYSIKVWRN, encoded by the coding sequence ATGCAAACGGAAAAATTAAAAAAAGTAAAATTAGACGTGAGAGAAGACATAGCAAAAGGTGATGATCCGTTTCAAAAAATAATGGAAGCGGTAAACTCTCTCAAAGACGGTGAAGCGTTAGAGGTTATTAACAGTTTTGAACCTTTTCCGCTGTATTCCGTACTTAGAAACAAAGGATTTGAACATACAGCAAACCATGTTGACGGCGGATTTGAAATTACTTTCTATAAAACAGATAATCACAAAAACGAACCTGCTGCCGATGAAGATTGGAAAAATGAAAATAATTTCAATGACGATGATTTAAAAAAACTCGCCCACTGCAGAGAAGCAGAGCTTGATGTTAGAGAATTGGAGCCTCCGCAGCCTCTTTTGAAGATTTTCGAAATTATTGAAAATATGGATAAAGACGCGGCATTATCGATAATTCACGACAGAAAACCGATACATTTATATCCGAGACTAAAAGATGCAGGATTTAAATTTTTAACAGAAGATACCGGAAGCGATTTATATTCCATAAAAGTTTGGAGAAATTAG
- a CDS encoding hemerythrin domain-containing protein, whose amino-acid sequence MDTMLDPIDALKSDHEAVRAVLGNLDGYLKKIGGQTSDSLRKNLINQLHEITSFIDKDLEIHFKKEENALFPVLGNYIGTETGPIHVMLLEHEQSRQLSKEFKDAIAEYSIDGKYGNIVSEGDSLIQLLSEHIEKEDNILFNMAEMQLSNEEKNEIMDKMRTVK is encoded by the coding sequence ATGGATACAATGCTGGATCCGATAGACGCATTAAAAAGTGATCATGAAGCAGTAAGAGCTGTTTTAGGAAATCTTGACGGTTATTTAAAAAAAATAGGAGGTCAGACATCCGATTCTCTGAGAAAAAATCTAATAAATCAGCTTCACGAAATTACTTCTTTTATTGATAAAGACCTTGAAATACATTTTAAAAAGGAAGAGAACGCTTTATTTCCGGTCCTTGGAAATTATATAGGTACGGAAACAGGACCAATTCACGTAATGCTTTTGGAACATGAACAATCAAGACAGCTTTCTAAAGAATTTAAAGATGCTATAGCCGAATATTCAATAGACGGCAAGTATGGAAATATCGTATCGGAAGGGGACAGCCTGATACAGTTGCTATCGGAACATATAGAAAAAGAAGATAATATATTGTTTAATATGGCAGAAATGCAATTAAGCAATGAAGAGAAAAATGAAATTATGGACAAAATGAGGACAGTTAAATAA
- a CDS encoding glycine cleavage system protein H: MAEVQGCELPEDIYYDTEKDTWAKPVDNNIVILGMTDVAQTQAGKILHVTFKKIGTMVNRRGNTATIESGKWVGPIPSPVSGEIIEVNEKLLNDPLLLNILPYTDGWVTKVKASNLDELKFLVTGKEAIELYREKIIKEQIQCMRCSSQ, encoded by the coding sequence ATGGCTGAAGTTCAAGGATGCGAATTACCTGAGGACATTTATTACGATACAGAAAAAGATACATGGGCTAAACCTGTGGATAACAACATAGTGATTTTAGGCATGACTGATGTTGCTCAGACTCAGGCTGGGAAAATTCTTCATGTTACGTTTAAAAAAATAGGAACAATGGTTAATAGACGCGGCAATACGGCTACGATAGAAAGCGGAAAATGGGTTGGACCTATCCCGTCGCCTGTTTCAGGTGAAATTATAGAAGTCAATGAAAAACTTTTGAACGACCCCCTTTTATTAAATATACTTCCTTATACCGACGGATGGGTGACAAAAGTTAAAGCTTCTAATTTAGATGAACTCAAATTTCTCGTAACAGGGAAAGAAGCCATTGAGCTCTACAGAGAAAAAATTATAAAAGAGCAGATTCAATGCATGAGGTGTTCCAGTCAGTGA
- a CDS encoding bifunctional diguanylate cyclase/phosphodiesterase: MWVFLPRKMPMNYFHKIIKFARDIIIKLFKFKRLDKFILSIAISVSILIAAASALLLSNFSNKIINTGTRITSSYIADETFNTMFQVMKRGWNEKQVAEFIRALKKSSDSEKMVNVSIFRGKIVSKQFGKISQPAENSVVAQSFLTGLPEYKKIKGLSVYAYPLKDKELCLKCHTMAKTGDVNGVIEVSFNPVYLTKKIQYYYYALLILIFLLPIIGGAFVAFILRKSVKKGINSINKEVENINTVRDLKMLESNLSDLKFEEFNSVYQGIVKLSSKLRDVAIDKDILEFEIKLLERFIITSEVVKDWKEHVFNLLIEMNNIIKVYNVFSIFVQDEELIELEVFWKGEPTEKTKIIFNEMVNKNIYHDSFSPLLKDMENIIITHNIADKKIKLPELTADDISVKTKKIILNTPHIGGIVGIGVQSEESLDSTRELVINSVLTTLLNVIGSIKAIYKYTKDLEYYATRDGLTELYNQRVFNEFLHYEAERANRNNSIFSLLFIDLDNFKFINDMYGHNFGDTMLQNVADILNKLKRSGDILARYGGDEFAIILPGAGIEQAYMIAERIREKIGTLLLKYPDSKKNIGITSSIGVASYPQSAATEKDIFMLTDNMMYKAKAKGKNQVYVAQEEDMITVYQEAREKSNMVIDALNRTEVMVPYFQPIVGLKDNKILANELLMRINYKGATLSAGEFIEVAEAIGVAHKLDLLLMEKAFKMMKESDFDGFLFVNLSPKSLILSEFIKNVKDIILKYNINPDRIVFELTERETIKNITLLEKFVTNLKYEGFRFAVDDFGSGFSSFLYIKHFPVDFIKIDGEFIRSIMTDKIDRAFVISSVSIAKEVGIKTIAEFIENYEILQEVTKLGVDYGQGFFLAKPAPELKS, from the coding sequence ATGTGGGTATTCCTACCAAGGAAGATGCCAATGAATTACTTTCATAAGATAATCAAATTTGCAAGAGATATTATAATTAAACTGTTTAAATTCAAACGGTTGGATAAGTTTATTTTATCTATAGCAATATCTGTTTCTATTCTGATTGCTGCGGCATCTGCCTTGTTATTATCAAATTTCAGCAATAAAATAATTAATACCGGAACAAGGATTACAAGTTCTTATATTGCAGATGAAACATTTAATACTATGTTTCAGGTAATGAAAAGAGGATGGAATGAAAAGCAGGTTGCCGAATTTATAAGAGCGTTAAAAAAATCCTCTGATTCTGAAAAAATGGTAAATGTAAGTATCTTCAGAGGTAAAATTGTTTCTAAGCAGTTCGGTAAAATTTCTCAGCCTGCCGAGAATTCTGTCGTAGCGCAGTCATTTTTAACAGGTTTGCCTGAATATAAAAAAATCAAAGGTTTGTCCGTTTATGCCTATCCGCTAAAAGATAAAGAGCTATGTCTTAAATGTCATACTATGGCTAAGACAGGAGATGTTAACGGCGTCATTGAAGTTTCATTCAATCCTGTTTATTTAACTAAAAAAATCCAATATTATTATTACGCGCTTTTAATACTTATATTTTTGCTGCCTATTATAGGCGGAGCATTTGTGGCTTTTATTTTAAGAAAATCCGTTAAAAAAGGCATAAACAGTATTAATAAAGAAGTTGAAAATATTAATACAGTCAGAGATTTAAAAATGTTAGAGTCTAATCTCTCCGACCTTAAATTTGAAGAGTTTAACAGCGTTTATCAGGGTATTGTAAAACTTTCGTCAAAACTCAGAGATGTTGCTATAGATAAAGACATATTGGAATTTGAAATCAAACTTCTGGAACGTTTTATAATAACTTCTGAAGTGGTAAAAGATTGGAAAGAGCATGTTTTTAATCTGCTGATTGAAATGAACAATATTATTAAAGTTTATAATGTATTTTCAATATTCGTGCAGGATGAAGAGCTCATAGAATTAGAAGTTTTCTGGAAAGGGGAACCTACAGAAAAAACAAAAATAATATTCAACGAAATGGTAAATAAAAATATATACCATGACAGTTTTAGTCCTTTATTGAAAGATATGGAAAATATAATAATAACCCATAATATAGCCGATAAAAAGATTAAACTGCCTGAATTAACCGCTGACGATATTTCAGTTAAAACCAAAAAAATAATACTGAATACGCCTCATATTGGCGGCATTGTAGGGATAGGAGTCCAGTCAGAAGAATCTCTTGACAGTACCAGAGAGTTAGTAATAAATAGTGTTCTGACGACGCTTTTAAATGTCATAGGTTCAATAAAAGCAATTTACAAATATACCAAAGACCTTGAATATTATGCTACGAGAGACGGACTTACGGAACTTTATAATCAGAGAGTCTTCAATGAATTCCTTCATTACGAAGCGGAAAGAGCCAACAGAAATAATTCTATCTTCAGTTTATTGTTTATAGACTTGGATAATTTTAAATTTATCAACGATATGTATGGGCATAATTTTGGAGATACAATGCTTCAGAATGTTGCAGATATTTTAAATAAATTAAAAAGAAGCGGGGATATCCTAGCAAGGTATGGAGGAGACGAGTTTGCGATAATTCTGCCGGGGGCGGGTATAGAGCAGGCTTATATGATAGCCGAAAGAATCAGAGAGAAAATCGGAACTTTGCTTCTAAAATATCCCGATAGCAAAAAAAATATTGGAATAACGTCTTCAATAGGCGTTGCATCATATCCCCAGTCCGCAGCTACAGAAAAAGATATTTTTATGCTTACGGACAATATGATGTATAAAGCGAAGGCTAAAGGCAAAAATCAGGTTTATGTCGCACAGGAAGAAGACATGATTACTGTATATCAGGAAGCTCGTGAAAAGAGCAATATGGTAATAGACGCACTAAATAGAACAGAAGTCATGGTCCCTTATTTTCAACCGATTGTCGGATTAAAAGACAATAAAATTCTTGCCAATGAACTTCTTATGAGAATAAATTATAAAGGGGCAACGCTTTCGGCGGGTGAATTTATAGAAGTGGCTGAGGCAATAGGTGTAGCGCATAAATTAGACCTTTTGTTAATGGAAAAAGCGTTTAAAATGATGAAAGAAAGTGATTTTGACGGGTTTTTATTTGTCAATCTGTCTCCAAAATCATTGATTCTTTCCGAGTTTATTAAAAATGTTAAAGATATCATTTTAAAATATAATATAAATCCCGATAGAATAGTTTTTGAACTTACGGAAAGAGAAACTATTAAGAATATAACGCTGCTTGAAAAGTTTGTTACCAATTTGAAATATGAAGGTTTCAGGTTTGCAGTAGACGATTTCGGTTCCGGTTTCAGTTCATTTCTATATATTAAACATTTTCCGGTTGATTTTATCAAAATTGACGGTGAATTTATAAGAAGCATTATGACAGATAAAATAGACAGGGCTTTTGTAATAAGTTCTGTTTCCATAGCAAAAGAAGTCGGTATAAAAACTATTGCAGAATTTATAGAAAATTATGAAATATTGCAGGAAGTTACAAAATTAGGCGTAGATTACGGACAGGGATTTTTTCTTGCCAAGCCGGCCCCGGAATTAAAATCGTAA